A region from the Manihot esculenta cultivar AM560-2 chromosome 13, M.esculenta_v8, whole genome shotgun sequence genome encodes:
- the LOC122721456 gene encoding CCR4-NOT transcription complex subunit 9-like, whose protein sequence is MHHESLRRSSLVVLEALVKVDDAKVIGFFLKYDMITSFLNCMEFGGALSRTTATFIVHRILLNKDVLSHCDQAGRFLDILRRLELMINKLAKDGSLAEDTRKQLLKQIILCYHRLSENPSAYAKLRNRLPKELRDSSFTDILHVNFKGFTFTVRV, encoded by the exons ATGCATCATGAGTCTTTAAGACGTAGCAGCCTAGTGGTTCTTGAAGCACTAGTAAAG GTTGATGATGCAAAAGTTATAGGCTTTTTTCTTAAATATGATATGATTACTTCTTTCCTAAACTGCATGGAGTTTGGCGGTGCATTGTCAAGAACA ACAGCCACGTTTATAGTTCACAGAATCCTATTAAATAAAGACGTGCTTTCGCATTGTGATCAAGCGGGCCGATTTCTTGACATATTGAGAAGGTTAGAGCTCATGATTAACAAGCTGGCTAAAGATGGCAGTCTTGCAGAAGATACCAGAAAGCAGCTGCttaaacaaattattttgtGTTATCATAGGTTATCAGAAAATCCAAG TGCATATGCTAAACTCAGAAACCGGCTTCCCAAGGAGTTGAGAGATTCATCTTTCACTGACATCTTGCATGTTAATTTTAAAGGCTTTACCTTTACTGTGCGTGTGTAA